In the genome of Crassaminicella thermophila, the window ACTTCAATCTGAGGAACTCCTCTTGGTGCTGGCATAATCCCAGTAAGCTGGAATCTACCTAATGTAGTATTGTCAGCAGCCATTTGTCTTTCTCCTTGAAGCACATGAATATCAACTGCTGTTTGATTATCTGCTGCTGTAGAGAAAATTTGGCTCTTTCTTGTTGGAATTGTTGTATTTCTTTCAATAAGTTTTGTAAACACTCCTCCAAGTGTTTCAATTCCTAATGATAATGGTGTAACATCTAGTAGTAATACATCTTTTACTTCTCCTGTTAATACTCCAGCTTGTATTGCAGCACCAATTGCTACACATTCATCTGGATTTACACCTTTATAAGGGTCTTTTCCTGTAAGTTTCTTTACTGCTTCTTGTACTGCTGGTATTCTTGTTGAACCTCCAACTAGAATAACTTTATCTATATCTGCTGCTGTTAAATTTGCATCACTTAATGCTTTTCTTGTTGGCTCCATTGTAGCTTCCACTAAGTGAGCAGATAATTGATTAAACTTAGCTCTTGTTAAATCAATATTTAAATGTAGTGGACCTTCTGCTGTAGCTGTAATAAATGGAAGATTAATATTTGCTGTTTGCGTACTTGATAACTCTTTTTTTGCCTTTTCAGCAGCTTCTTTCAATCTTTGTAATGACATTTTATCTTTTCTTAAATCTACACCATGTTCTTTTTGGAATGATTCAGCTAAGAAATCTATGATTACCTGGTCAAAATCATCTCCACCAAGATGGTTGTTTCCATGAGTCGCTAATACCTCAAATACTCCATCCCCTAATTCTAATATAGAAACGTCAAATGTACCTCCACCTAAGTCAAATACCATTATTTTTTGATGCTCATTTTCTTTATCAAGTCCATATGCTAATGATGCTGCTGTTGGTTCATTGATAATTCTTTTTACTTCAAGACCTGCAATCTTTCCAGCATCTTTTGTAGCCTGTCTTTGACTATCTGTAAAATATGCAGGAACAGTAATAACTGCCTCTGTAACTTTTTCTCCTAAGTAACTCTCAGCATCTGCTTTTAACTTCATAAGAATCATTGCTGAAATATCTTGTGGAGTATACTCTTTCCCATCAATAATTTCCTTATGGTTAGTTCCCATATGTCTTTTTATAGAAATAATTGTTCTGTCTGGATTTGTAATCGCTTGTCTTTTTGCTGTTTCTCCAACAAGTCTTTCTCCATTCTTTGTAAATGCAACAACAGATGGTGTTGTTCTATTTCCTTCCGCATTTGGAATTACAACCGGTTCTCCACCTTCTAAAACTGCAACACATGAGTTAGTTGTTCCTAAGTCAATACCAATTACTTTACCCATTGTACAATTTCCTCCTTCATCTATATATAAATTTTTTATCTTACTACTTTTACCATACTTGGTCGAATAACCTTCCCATTTAATGTATATCCTTTTTGGAATACATCAAGGATTGTATTGCTTTCTTGTTGATCACTCTCTTCTTGCATAACTGCATGATGAAAATTCGGATCAAATTCTTTACCTAAAGCATCAATTTCTTCTACACCATTTTTTTTGAATATATCTAAAAATTGCTTTAGAATCATTTTAACACCTTCAGCAAATGACTCATCATTTGCTTCATCACTATGAGAAGTCACAGCTCTTTCTAAATTATCTACAATTGGAAGTAAATCCATTATCAATTTTTCATTTGCAAACTGATAAATATCGCTTTTTTCTTTTTCTACTCTCTTTTTAAAATTTTGAAAATCTGCAGTCATTCTCAAATATTTGTTGTTTAATTCTTCATTTTCTTCTTCAAGCTTTTTTAATTTCATGCTAAGCTCATGTAATTGTTCATCTTCTACTTGTTCACTAATTTCTTCTTTCGTAGCATCTAAATTACTTTTTACTTCATCATCTTTCATTTTTTCAAAATTTGTATCTTCCATTATTTTCACCTACCTATAATTACTTATATCATCTTTATGTAATTACTATCTATATCAAAACAAAAGACATAGATATAGTGCAAAATAAACTATCTTGCACCATATCCATATTCTTTTTTAACGATTATTTAGCAAATCTGTCAAATTTTTTGTCACATAATCTACAACAGAAACAATATGTTCATAATTCATTCTTGTAGGTCCAATAACACCTATCTTGCCTACAATCATTCCATTTACTTTATATGTTGCTGTTACTAAGCTACAATCCTGCATTTCCTCATGCTTGTTTTCTTTACCAATAGTAACATCTATATCGTCCTTGCTATTTATTAATAAATCCATTATATGTTCTTTTTTGTCTAACATTTCCATAAAATCTCTTGCTTTTTCGATATTATGATACTCAGGCAAATTAAAAATATTCGTAACTCCATCTAAATATAATTGAACATTTACCATTTCTTCTAAAGTACTTATTAAAACAGGAGTTATTGTATCAATCAATGTATGAAACATGTTCATTTCCCTTTTTATATCTTCTACCTTTTGACATGTAATGTCACCAATAGTCAAACCCTTAAGCTTCATATTTAATATTTTGTTAATAATCATTAAATTATCATATGTGTACTTTTCATTCATTCTTAAAATTGCATTTCTTACAACTCCAGACTCTGATACAGTTACCAAAAGTACACTTTCATCATCAATAGGCACTAATTGAACAGACTTTAATTTGCTTTGTTCAAACTGTGGCGACAAAACAACAGATGTTAGTTTTGTCATTTGTGACAAAATTTTAGAAGTAGTTGCAATGATTTGCTCAAGCTCTCCTACACTTTGAATAAAACTTTTCTTTATGATATCCTTCTGTTTTTGAGCTAGTTTATCAATAATCATCAAGCTATCTACATATAGTCGATAACCCTTATCTGAAGGAATTCTTCCAGCAGAAGTGTGTGGTTGCTTTAAATACCCCATTTCTTCTAAATCTGCCATTTCGTTTCTTATAGTAGCAGCACTGATGCCTAAATCATATTTTTTCATTAAAGTTCTTGACCCAACAGGCTCAGCTGTAGAAATAAAATCCTTTATTATGGCCTGTAGAATTTTTAATTTTCTATCTCCCAGTTCCATAATATCACTCCCACTTGTTAGCACTCTCACTTGATGAGTGCTAAACTATTCTGATTTAAAATTATCACTAATAAAACCATTTGTCAATAACCTTTTTTTATTTTTAATCTAATAAAAAAGCTACAAAAACATGATTAGATAAATCTATTCCCTTTCTTGTTAA includes:
- the dnaK gene encoding molecular chaperone DnaK, producing MGKVIGIDLGTTNSCVAVLEGGEPVVIPNAEGNRTTPSVVAFTKNGERLVGETAKRQAITNPDRTIISIKRHMGTNHKEIIDGKEYTPQDISAMILMKLKADAESYLGEKVTEAVITVPAYFTDSQRQATKDAGKIAGLEVKRIINEPTAASLAYGLDKENEHQKIMVFDLGGGTFDVSILELGDGVFEVLATHGNNHLGGDDFDQVIIDFLAESFQKEHGVDLRKDKMSLQRLKEAAEKAKKELSSTQTANINLPFITATAEGPLHLNIDLTRAKFNQLSAHLVEATMEPTRKALSDANLTAADIDKVILVGGSTRIPAVQEAVKKLTGKDPYKGVNPDECVAIGAAIQAGVLTGEVKDVLLLDVTPLSLGIETLGGVFTKLIERNTTIPTRKSQIFSTAADNQTAVDIHVLQGERQMAADNTTLGRFQLTGIMPAPRGVPQIEVTFDIDANGIVNVSAKDKGTGKEQKITITASTNLSDEEIEKKIKEAEKFAEEDKKRKEAIEAKNKADTMVYETEKALKEVGDKISAEDKSNVESKLEALKKALEGDNTEEIKKATEELTSAFHVLSQKMYEQAAAEGQNTANQKDDNVVDADYEVVDDDK
- the grpE gene encoding nucleotide exchange factor GrpE, with amino-acid sequence MEDTNFEKMKDDEVKSNLDATKEEISEQVEDEQLHELSMKLKKLEEENEELNNKYLRMTADFQNFKKRVEKEKSDIYQFANEKLIMDLLPIVDNLERAVTSHSDEANDESFAEGVKMILKQFLDIFKKNGVEEIDALGKEFDPNFHHAVMQEESDQQESNTILDVFQKGYTLNGKVIRPSMVKVVR
- the hrcA gene encoding heat-inducible transcriptional repressor HrcA, encoding MELGDRKLKILQAIIKDFISTAEPVGSRTLMKKYDLGISAATIRNEMADLEEMGYLKQPHTSAGRIPSDKGYRLYVDSLMIIDKLAQKQKDIIKKSFIQSVGELEQIIATTSKILSQMTKLTSVVLSPQFEQSKLKSVQLVPIDDESVLLVTVSESGVVRNAILRMNEKYTYDNLMIINKILNMKLKGLTIGDITCQKVEDIKREMNMFHTLIDTITPVLISTLEEMVNVQLYLDGVTNIFNLPEYHNIEKARDFMEMLDKKEHIMDLLINSKDDIDVTIGKENKHEEMQDCSLVTATYKVNGMIVGKIGVIGPTRMNYEHIVSVVDYVTKNLTDLLNNR